The following proteins are co-located in the Tripterygium wilfordii isolate XIE 37 chromosome 2, ASM1340144v1, whole genome shotgun sequence genome:
- the LOC120010800 gene encoding uncharacterized protein LOC120010800 — translation MQTSSSYQHFSPSVNLNLIPEMCHNEDDNQFEGAIANNDAELVEQQEIEFDSSDDEEGDGNVWVNIETTTGDQGRYLNVVYQVPEFGDVSQSNYAVCRDWGMHHTDQFDTVAVNEVFENKKQLLRAVNMWHIQNNYQYKMQRSNSDVIQLKCVKEPVYNWYLRAMKKEKLNVWKITVIRGQHTCTNVSLHQGHRQLDSEYIVEEVLPMVRADLKINIAAIQAFASSQLQYPVSYKKAWKAKQKVIEKLFGTFEASYNVLPRLLQAIQVSNPGSVVNFNYKDIVSNRATFGRVFWAFWPSIVGFQSCHPLISIDSTHLYGKYKGKLLIAVGYDADNGLFPLCFAIVDEESADNWGWFIACIRSYVTDRRGICVLSDRHAGILAAMRDGWPEPFAYHRYCSRHFVSNFNTHFKDKDLKQAVVTMANEESKENFDFWMSRVKDLNIVAWEYLNSAGKEKWSKAYDDGHRYGNMTTNMSEIFNSVLKGGRFLPITALVQLTFYRCNKYFVKRRIEAEEFRL, via the coding sequence ATGCAAACTTCCAGTTCGTATCAGCATTTCTCACCATCCGTGAACCTAAATTTAATCCCAGAAATGTGTCATAATGAAGATGATAATCAGTTTGAGGGTGCAATTGCTAATAATGATGCGGAGTTGGTAGAACAACAGGAAATTGAGTTTGATTCTAGCGATGATGAGGAGGGTGATGGAAACGTGTGGGTCAATATTGAGACAACCACCGGGGATCAGGGGAGGTATCTAAATGTAGTTTATCAAGTACCCGAATTTGGCGATGTCAGCCAGTCAAATTATGCTGTCTGTCGAGATTGGGGTATGCACCACACTGATCAATTTGATACAGTGGCAGTGAATGAAGTATTTGAGAATAAGAAACAATTACTTCGAGCTGTGAATATGTGGCACATTCAGAATAACTATCAGTACAAGATGCAACGCTCAAATTCAGATGTAATACAGTTGAAATGTGTAAAAGAGCCTGTTTACAATTGGTATCTTAGAgctatgaaaaaggaaaaactcAATGTATGGAAGATAACAGTAATTAGAGGGCAGCATACATGCACAAATGTTTCACTGCATCAGGGTCATCGACAGTTGGATTCAGAATATATCGTAGAGGAGGTGCTACCTATGGTAAGAGcagatttgaaaataaatatagcaGCTATTCAGGCCTTTGCTAGTTCTCAGTTACAGTACCCGGTTTCGTACAAGAAAGCATGGAAGGCCAAACAAAAGGTTATCGAGAAATTATTTGGGACATTTGAAGCTTCATACAATGTCCTCCCTAGATTGTTGCAAGCAATACAAGTTTCAAATCCAGGGTCGGTGGTTAATTTTAACTATAAGGACATTGTCAGCAATCGGGCTACGTTTGGTCGTGTATTCTGGGCATTTTGGCCTTCTATAGTCGGCTTTCAATCCTGTCATCCTTTGATAAGTATTGATAGCACACATTTGTATGGAAAATACAAAGGCAAATTGTTGATCGCGGTTGGGTATGATGCAGATAATGGCCTTTTCCCGTTGTGCTTTGCTATTGTAGACGAAGAAAGTGCTGATAATTGGGGATGGTTCATAGCATGCATTCGTTCTTATGTTACCGATCGAAGAGGCATTTGTGTGTTGTCTGATCGACACGCTGGTATTTTGGCAGCAATGCGTGATGGTTGGCCAGAACCATTTGCTTATCACAGGTATTGCTCGAGACATTTTGTGAGTAATTTCAACACCCATTTTAAAGATAAAGATTTGAAACAAGCGGTTGTCACAATGGCTAATGAAGAATCTAAGGAAAATTTTGACTTTTGGATGTCGCGTGTTAaggatttgaacattgttgCGTGGGAGTACCTAAATAGTGCCGGGAAAGAAAAGTGGAGTAAAGCATATGATGATGGCCACAGATACGGTAACATGACTACTAATATGTCTGAAATCTTCAATAGTGTTCTTAAAGGTGGGAGATTTTTGCCTATTACAGCACTGGTTCAGCTGACATTTTACAGGTGcaacaaatattttgttaaGAGGAGGATTGAAGCAGAAGAATTTAGATTATGA